A genome region from Zootoca vivipara chromosome 11, rZooViv1.1, whole genome shotgun sequence includes the following:
- the NFIL3 gene encoding nuclear factor interleukin-3-regulated protein produces the protein MQLRKMQSIKTEQAPADTSSNVDKIMALNSTLGDVSDDLATGDEMLLSEGGIAKNKSSACRRKREFIPDEKKDAMYWEKRRKNNEAAKRSREKRRLNDLVLENKLIALGEENATLKAELLSLKLKFGLISSSAYAQEVQKLSNSTAVYYQEYQNAKSSINSFIDEHEPPMVGSSCISVIKHSPQSSLSDVSEVSSVDHAQASPIQNNCKNPENKFQLIKQEPMELENYARDSRDERGSYTTSMYPNFMGSNFSGYSHSPPLLQVNRSSSNSPRTSEADDGVVGKSSDGEDEQQVPKGPIHSPVELKSNHATVKVPEVSSSALPHKLRIKAKAMQIKVESLDNDYDGTQKLTSPIDMSSKRHFELEKHNVQNLVHTSHTPFSVQVTNIQDWSLKPEHWHHQKELTEKNQNGCKTGVADMKDNSYKVSETENLYLKQGIANLSAEVASLKRLITTQHISASDSG, from the coding sequence ATGCAGCTGAGAAAAATGCAGTCCATTAAAACAGAACAGGCACCTGCTGATACAAGTAGCAATGTGGACAAAATTATGGCACTTAATTCTACATTAGGAGATGTATCTGATGACCTAGCTACTGGCGATGAAATGCTACTCAGTGAAGGAGGCATTGCAAAAAACAAGTCTTCAGCATGCCGGAGAAAGCGGGAATTCATTCCTGATGAAAAGAAAGATGCCATGTATTGGGAAAAACGGCGGAAAAATAATGAAGCTGCCAAAAGGTCTCGTGAAAAGCGGCGGCTAAACGACCTTGTATTGGAGAACAAACTAATTGCACTGGGAGAAGAAAATGCCACTTTGAAAGCTGAGTTACTTTCACTGAAGCTAAAGTTTGGTTTAATTAGCTCTTCCGCATATGCCCAAGAGGTTCAGAAGCTCAGCAATTCAACAGCTGTTTATTATCAGGAGTATCAGAATGCCAAATCAAGTATTAACTCTTTCATTGATGAGCATGAACCACCAATGGTGGGCAGCAGTTGTATATCTGTCATTAAGCATTCGCCACAAAGCTCTTTATCCGATGTGTCTGAAGTGTCGTCAGTAGATCATGCTCAAGCGAGCCCTATACAAAATAATTGCAAAAATCCTGAAAATAAGTTCCAGCTCATAAAGCAGGAGCCAATGGAACTAGAAAACTATGCAAGGGATTCGCGAGATGAAAGAGGCTCCTATACAACATCCATGTATCCAAATTTCATGGGGAGCAACTTTAGTGGCTACTCACATTCCCCTCCACTGTTGCAAGTTAACAGATCCTCTAGTAATTCTCCAAGAACTTCAGAGGCTGATGACGGTGTTGTTGGAAAGTCATCAGATGGAGAAGATGAGCAGCAGGTACCTAAAGGCCCAATCCACTCTCCTGTTGAACTTAAGAGCAATCATGCCACAGTTAAAGTCCCAGAGGTGAGCTCTTCTGCACTGCCTCATAAGCTTAGAATTAAAGCTAAGGCCATGCAGATCAAAGTGGAATCATTGGATAATGACTATGATGGTACCCAGAAACTAACGTCACCAATTGATATGTCATCTAAAAGGCATTTTGAACTTGAAAAGCACAATGTGCAAAATTTGGTACATACTTCTCACACTCCTTTCTCTGTCCAAGTGACTAATATTCAAGACTGGTCTCTGAAACCAGAGCACTGGCACCATCAAAAGGAATTAACTGAAAAAAATCAGAATGGTTGCAAAACTGGAGTGGCTGACATGAAAGACAATTCCTACAAAGTCTCTGAGACAGAGAACTTGTATTTGAAGCAGGGCATAGCAAATCTGTCCGCAGAGGTTGCTTCACTTAAAAGACTTATAACTACACAACACATCTCTGCTTCAGACTCTGGCTAA